A portion of the Misgurnus anguillicaudatus chromosome 16, ASM2758022v2, whole genome shotgun sequence genome contains these proteins:
- the slbp gene encoding histone RNA hairpin-binding protein, translated as MSTIPQDRLENDYKHDENRNKGPSRWSTCRKRGADGSLRRPNPDEELNKDQRCSQRPESFTTPESEGPVSRVKNWGDEVEAEEIRSNVRRDMHRYRRRILTTDFPQRDRKVSSGSSDSQSSKDSSANSDIETDETTLMRRQKQINYGKNTLAYDRYIKEVPKHMRQPGVHPRTPNKFKKYSRRSWDQQIKLWKVSLHAWDPPTEEGSELQQIEEIDLGDIMDFQLDVECSTDTDNGSPYPTSNRAASSFQDDSFAGTPKKMMKTDDADMS; from the exons ATGTCTACAATTCCACAAGACAGACTTGAAAATGATTACAAACACGACGAAAACAG GAACAAAGGCCCTTCCAGGTGGTCCACTTGTAGGAAACGGGGGGCAGATGGCAGTCTGAGAAGACCTAACCCTGATGAAGAGCTGAACAAAGACCAAAGATGTTCACAAAGGCCGGAGAG CTTTACAACCCCAGAAAGCGAAGGGCCTGTTTCCAGAGTAAAAAACTGGGGTGATGAGGTGGAGGCAGAGGAAATTCGCTCAAATGTCCGTCGTGACATGCATCG atacaGAAGAAGAATTCTTACAACAGATTTTCCCCAAAGAGACAGAAAGGTCTCATCTGGAAG TTCAGACTCCCAAAGTTCCAAAGACTCTTCTGCTAATAGTGACATCGAGACCGATGAGACGACGCTCATGAGAAGACAGAAACAGATCAACTATGGGAAAAACACCCTTGCCTATGACAGATACATTAAAGAGGTTCCCAA GCATATGAGACAGCCAGGTGTTCATCCAAGGACTCCAAACAAGTTCAAAAAATACAGCCGACGTTCCTGGGACCAGCAGATTAAGCTCTGGAAGGTCAGTCTTCACGCGTGGGATCCTCCTACAGAGGAGGGAAGTGAACTGCAGCAAAT AGAGGAAATTGATCTGGGTGACATCATGGACTTTCAGTTGGACGTGGAGTGTTCAACAGATACAGACAATGGATCTCCGTATCCAACATCTAATAGGGCGGCATCATCTTTTCAAGAT GACTCATTCGCAGGAACTCCTAAAAAGATGATGAAAACTGACGATGCTGACATGTCATGA